Proteins encoded by one window of Glycine soja cultivar W05 chromosome 15, ASM419377v2, whole genome shotgun sequence:
- the LOC114387258 gene encoding protein HOTHEAD-like → MAFIGAVKFLLQYLVLLCLLNYLPLSQGKQNWNEGYPFIRRASSLGYNGKSGGYDYIIVGGGTAGCPLAATLSQKFKVLLLERGGVPFNNPNVSFLHNFHITLADTSPTSASQYFISTDGVLNARGRVLGGGSSINAGFYTRADPRFIRKVGWDTKLVNESYPWVEKQIVHRPKFSDWQRAVRDGLLAAGVSPFNGFTYDHKYGTKVGGTIFDRFGRRHTAAELLASANPHKLTVLIHATVQNIVFDTTGKRPKATGVIFKDENGKQHEAYLGNDRQSEVIVSSGALGTPQLLLLSGIGPKAELQKLNIPVVLDNQFVGKGMADNPMNTIFVPSKRSVQQSLIETVGITNLGVYIETSSGFGQSKDSIHCHHGILSAEIGQLSTIPPKQRSQEAVKAYVKSKRDIPVEAFRGGFILSKVANPWSTGELKLKNTNVEDNPAVTFNYFSHPYDLRRCVEGIRLAIKVVQSEHVTNYTLCERETAEKMLNLSVKANINLIPKRPNDTKSVEQFCRDSVITIWHYHGGCHVGKVVNSEHKVLGVDRLRVVDGSTFSESPGTNPQATVMMMGRYMGLKILRDRLGKLAGI, encoded by the exons ATGGCGTTCATTGGTGCAGTCAAATTCTTGCTGCAGTACTTAGTTCTATTATGCCTCCTCAACTATCTACCTCTTTCTCAAg GTAAGCAGAACTGGAATGAAGGGTACCCATTTATAAGAAGAGCAAGTTCATTGGGTTATAATGGGAAAAGTGGAGGGTATGATTATATAATAGTGGGGGGTGGAACAGCAGGGTGTCCATTGGCTGCAACCCTGTCTCAGAAGTTCAAAGTTCTGCTGCTTGAAAGAGGAGGAGTCCCTTTCAACAACCCTAATGTGTCATTTCTGCACAACTTTCACATTACATTGGCAGACACTTCACCAACTTCGGCTTCTCAGTACTTCATTTCAACAGATGGAGTCCTCAATGCAAGGGGAAGGGTTTTGGGTGGTGGCAGTTCCATTAACGCTGGCTTCTACACTAGAGCAGACCCAAG ATTTATAAGGAAGGTGGGGTGGGATACAAAGCTAGTGAATGAGTCATATCCTTGGGTTGAGAAGCAGATTGTTCACCGGCCAAAGTTTTCAGATTGGCAGAGAGCAGTTAGGGACGGGCTTCTAGCAGCTGGTGTGTCTCCTTTCAATGGCTTCACCTATGATCACAAGTACGGAACCAAAGTTGGTGGAACCATTTTTGACAGATTTGGCCGTCGCCACACAGCTGCTGAATTGCTTGCTTCTGCCAACCCTCACAAACTTACTGTTTTGATCCATGCCACTGTCCAAAACATTGTTTTTGATACAACAG GAAAAAGACCAAAAGCTACCGGggttattttcaaggatgaaaATGGGAAGCAGCATGAGGCGTATCTAGGAAATGACAGGCAGAGTGAGGTGATTGTGTCTAGTGGGGCACTTGGGACTCCTCAATTGCTATTGCTGAGTGGAATTGGCCCAAAAGCAGAGCTTCAGAAATTGAACATCCCTGTGGTGCTTGACAACCAATTTGTTGGGAAAGGCATGGCTGATAACCCCATGAACACAATTTTTGTTCCTTCCAAAAGATCAGTTCAGCAGTCACTCATAGAAACTGTTGGTATTACCAATTTGGGTGTCTACATTGAGACCAGCAGTGGGTTTGGCCAGTCCAAAGACAGCATTCACTGCCACCATGGTATCTTGTCAGCTGAG ATTGGACAGTTGTCCACAATTCCACCAAAGCAAAGATCACAAGAAGCTGTTAAAGCTTATGTGAAGAGCAAGAGAGACATACCAGTTGAAGCATTCAGGGGAGGGTTCATATTGTCAAAAGTTGCGAACCCTTGGTCAACAGGTGAGCTCAAGTTGAAAAACACCAACGTGGAGGACAACCCTGCTGTTACCTTCAACTACTTCAGCCACCCTTATGATCTTAGGCGCTGTGTGGAGGGTATTCGCTTGGCGATAAAGGTTGTCCAGTCAGAACACGTCACAAACTACACTTTGTGTGAGAGAGAAACTGCAGAGAAAATGCTTAACCTCAGTGTGAAGGCCAATATCAACCTCATTCCCAAGCGCCCCAATGACACAAAGTCAGTAGAACAGTTTTGTAGAGACTCCGTGATCACTATTTGGCACTACCATGGTGGGTGCCATGTGGGGAAGGTGGTTAACTCTGAGCATAAGGTTCTTGGTGTTGATAGACTCCGTGTGGTTGATGGCTCAACATTTTCTGAGTCACCAGGAACCAACCCTCAAGCTACTGTGATGATGATGGGCAG GTACATGGGACTGAAGATTTTAAGGGACAGGTTGGGAAAATTGGCTGGTATTTAA